One Aegilops tauschii subsp. strangulata cultivar AL8/78 chromosome 7, Aet v6.0, whole genome shotgun sequence genomic window carries:
- the LOC109733541 gene encoding sodium/hydrogen exchanger 4, which yields MAASSLWDELVVAASTGGSSGTVVSICVFTAVLCLCLVAGHLLEENKWVNESITALIIGCIVGALIFLLSKGRNSHILRFDEQLFFIYVLPPIIFNAGFQVKKKQFFHNFLTIMSFGVFGVFISVAIVSAGFYWLLPKVGFGKLDAVDYLALGVIFSSTDTVCTLQVISQDETPRLYSLVFGEGVVNDATSVVLFNAIKNMDITKIKSGAVLKVIGDFLYLFATSTILGATIGLFTAYVLKALYFGRHSTDREVALMALMAYLSYMLAELLSLSGILTVFFCGIVMSHYAWHNVTESSRITTRHIFATLSFIAETFIFLYVGMDALDMDKWKTTQASFKTSIGIFGVIISLILLGRAAFVFPLSILSNFMSGNSEKAPITFKHQVVIWWAGLMRGAVSIALAYNQFTFSGVTQDPVHATIITSTIVVVFFTTLVFGFLTRPMISAMLPQHRHREPAGGRSTGSNSPKDEFILPFLGDEDASGSGSGFVQAKRSISMMLERPIHTVHIYWRKFDDRFMRPIFGGPRSY from the exons ATGGCGGCTTCCTCGCTGTGGGACGAGCTGGTGGTGGCGGCGTCGACGGGGGGGAGCAGCGGCACCGTGGTGTCCATCTGCGTGTTCACGGCGGTGCTCTGCCTCTGCCTCGTCGCCGGCCACCTCCTCGAGGAGAACAAATGGGTCAACGAGTCCATCACCGCGCTCATCATC GGGTGCATTGTTGGGGCTCTCATCTTTCTGCTGAGCAAAGGTAGGAACTCGCACATCCTGAGGTTCGACGAGCAGCTCTTCTTCATCTACGTTCTTCCTCCGATAATCTTCAACGCCGG GTTCCAGGTCAAGAAGAAGCAGTTCTTCCATAACTTCCTCACCATCATGTCCTTTGGGGTATTCGGGGTTTTCATCTCGGTCGCAATAGTTTCCGCAG GTTTCTACTGGCTCCTTCCAAAAGTTGGTTTTGGCAAACTTGACGCGGTGGATTATCTAG CACTGGGAGTCATATTCTCTTCGACAGATACTGTGTGCACGCTGCAG GTCATAAGCCAAGATGAGACACCGAGGTTGTACAGCTTGGTCTTCGGAGAAGGAGTTGTCAATGATGCAACGTCTGTGGTCCTATTCAATGCTATAAAGAATATGGATATCACTAAGATCAAAAGCGGGGCGGTGCTAAAAGTTATCGGAGATTTCCTCTATCTTTTTGCAACTAGTACTATCCTTGGCGCCACA ATCGGACTGTTCACTGCTTATGTTCTCAAAGCACTGTATTTTGGCAG GCACTCGACTGACCGGGAGGTCGCTTTAATGGCTCTCATGGCTTATTTATCGTATATGTTAGCAGAG TTGTTAAGTCTGAGTGGGATTTTGACTGTTTTCTTCTGCGGCATCGTCATGTCCCACTATGCATGGCATAATGTAACAGAGAGCTCCCGAATCACGACAAG GCACATATTTGCGACACTATCATTCATCGCTGAGACCTTTATCTTTCTTTATGTTGGAATGGATGCCCTTGACATGGATAAATGGAAGACAACACAGGCAAG CTTCAAGACCTCAATTGGTATTtttggtgtcatcatttcactcATTTTGCTGGGACGGGCCGCGTTTGTTTTCCCTCTTTCGATCCTTTCAAATTTTATGAGTGGGAATTCTGAAAAAGCACCAATCACATTCAAGCACCAG GTCGTGATTTGGTGGGCCGGGCTCATGAGAGGCGCTGTTTCAATCGCGCTAGCATACAATCAG TTCACATTTTCAGGTGTAACACAGGATCCAGTCCATGCAACCATCATCACCAGTACAATTGTCGTAGTATTTTTCACAACCCTG GTGTTtggcttcttgacgaggccgatGATAAGCGCCATGCTCCCGCAGCATCGGCACCGGGAGCCGGCGGGAGGCCGCAGCACGGGAAGCAACTCGCCGAAGGACGAGTTCATCCTGCCGTTCCTCGGCGACGAAGACGCGTCGGGGAGTGGAAGCGGCTTCGTCCAAGCCAAGAGAAGCATATCAATGATGTTGGAGAGACCCATCCACACGGTGCACATCTACTGGAGGAAGTTCGACGACAGGTTCATGAGACCAATCTTCGGTGGACCACGATCTTACTGA